In a genomic window of Urocitellus parryii isolate mUroPar1 chromosome 2, mUroPar1.hap1, whole genome shotgun sequence:
- the LOC113175035 gene encoding sentrin-specific protease 5 isoform X1 has protein sequence MKKQRKILWRKGIHLAFSEKWNTGFGGFKKFYFHQHLCILNAKLGRSFTWNRQLSHFHCRKKALQIQKSWIQDESFCAKTKSSVATQNPSTLSSKVKRKDAKYFISSSSSLLKLQAEKLLSSAKNSDHEYCGEKSLLKAVAGLPASSALGQTNGHRPRTVPQASEFPMKFTGESQSPGESGKIVVTLSNHKRKRFCYGCCQELEHHRSGGPLIPKKFQLNQHRRIKVSPLMMYEKLSMIRFQYRILRSQHFRTKSKVCKPRKAQRSWVQKVTGDHQETLKDNTEGGSCSPFPSPEPKDPSCQHQPYFPDMDSNVVVKGKNSHMPDDHPKGSPFPDKELNLDEAFPDQQNGSATYTWDQSPCSSPKWECTELIHDMPLSEHHSSKTFTSETEKEIMTLDQENRTSTVSDDRVKLSVTGADKSVSSVDGPVSEENVHNENSYQMEEDGSFKQNILSSKLLDHPYCKSPLEAPLACSELKLENQLGGGKNNSKASPVDDEQLSVCLSGFLDEVMKKYGSLVPLSEKDVLGRLKDVFNEDFSNRKPFINREITNYRARHQKCNFRIFYNKHMLDMDDLATLDGQNWLNDQVINMYGELIMDAVPDKVHFFNSFFHRQLVTKGYNGVKRWTKKVDLFKKSLLLIPIHLEVHWSLITVTLSNRIISFYDSQGIHFKFCVENIRKYLLTEAREKNRPEFLQGWQTAVTKCIPQQKNDSDCGVFVLQYCKCLALEQPFQFSQEDMPRVRKRIYKELCECRLLD, from the exons atgaaaaaacagaggaaaatacTATGGAGGAAAGGAATCCACTTAGCCTTTTCTGAGAAATGGAATACTGGATTTGGAGGCTTTAAGAAATTCTACTTTCACCAACACTTATGCATTCTGAATGCTAAGTTGGGAAGGTCATTTACTTGGAATAGACAGTTGAgtcattttcattgtagaaagaAGGCTCTTCAAATCCAGAAATCATGGATTCAGGATGAATCTTTTTGTGCTAAGACTAAATCCAGTGTGGCTACTCAGAATCCTAGTACTTTGTCTTCTAAAGTGAAAAGAAAGGACGCTAagtacttcatttcttcctcaaGTAGTCTTCTGAAACTCCAAGCAGAGAAGTTACTATCATCAGCAAAGAACTCGGACCATGAATACTGTGGAGAGAAGAGTCTCTTAAAGGCAGTCGCTGGCTTGCCAGCAAGTAGTGCATTAGGTCAGACCAATGGTCATAGACCTAGGACAGTGCCGCAGGCTTCTGAGTTTCCCATGAAGTTCACTGGGGAAAGCCAAAGTCCAGGTGAGAGTGGCAAGATTGTGGTCACCTTGAGCAATCATAAGAGAAAGCGCTTTTGTTATGGCTGCTGCCAAGAACTAGAACACCACAGGAGTGGGGGACCCCTGATTCCAAAAAAGTTCCAACTTAACCAACATCGAAGAATAAAAGTGTCTCCACTGATGATGTATGAGAAGTTATCCATGATTAGATTTCAGTATAGGATTCTCAGATCCCAGCACTTCAGAACGAAAAGCAAAGTTTGCAAGCCAAGGAAAGCCCAGCGAAGCTGGGTACAAAAGGTCACTGGGGACCACCAAGAGACCCTTAAAGATAATACGGAGGGTGGCAGTTGTAGCCCATTTCCTTCCCCAGAACCTAAAGATCCTTCTTGTCAGCATCAGCCATACTTCCCAGATATGGACAGCAATGTTGTAGTGAAGGGAAAGAATTCCCATATGCCTGATGATCACCCTAAAGGAAGTCCTTTCCCAGACAAGGAGCTTAATTTAGATGAAGCATTCCCTGACCAACAGAATGGCAGTGCCACATACACTTGGGACCAATCACCTTGTTCGTCTCCAAAGTGGGAGTGTACAGAGCTGATTCATGACATGCCCTTGTCAGAACATCATTCTAGTAAAACGTTCACttcagaaactgaaaaagaaattatgactCTGGATCAGGAAAATCGGACAAGCACTGTCAGTGATGACAGAGTAAAGCTGTCAGTGACGGGAGCAGATAAATCTGTGAGTAGTGTAGATGGGCCTGTGTCTGAAGAGAATGTTCACAATGAGAACTCCTACCAGATGGAAGAGGATGGATCTTTCAAGCAGAACATTCTTAGTTCTAAGTTGCTGGACCACCCTTACTGTAAAAGTCCACTGGAAGCTCCCCTGGCATGCAGTGAACTCAAACTAGAAAATCAACTGGGAGGGGGGAAGAACAACTCAAAAGCATCTCCAGTGGACGATGAACAGCTTTCAGTCTGCCTTTCTG GATTTCTAGATGAGGTTATGAAAAAATATGGAAGTTTGGTCCCACTCAGTGAAAAAGATGTCCTTGGAAGATTAAAAGATGTCTTTAATGAAGACTTTTCCAATAG AAAACCATTTATCAATAGAGAAATAACAAACTATCGGGCCAGACATCAAAAATGCAACTTCCGCATCTTCTACAATAAACATATGCTGGATATGGATGATCTGGCAACCTTGGATGGTCAGAATTGGCTAAATGACCAG GTCATAAATATGTACGGTGAGCTGATAATGGATGCAGTCCCAGATAAA GTTCACTTCTTCAACAGCTTTTTTCATAGACAGCTGGTAACCAAAGGATATAATGGAGTTAAGAGATGGACTAAAAag GTGGATTTGTTTAAAAAGAGTCTTCTATTGATTCCTATTCACCTGGAAGTCCACTGGTCTCTCATTACTGTGACACTCTCTAAtcgaattatttcattttatgattcCCAAGGCATTCATTTTAAGTTTTGTGTAGAG AATATAAGAAAGTATTTGCTGACTGAAGCCAGAGAAAAAAATAGACCTGAATTTCTTCAGGGTTGGCAGACAGCTGTTACGAAG TGTATTCCACAACAGAAAAATGACAGTGACTGTGGAGTCTTTGTGCTCCAG TACTGCAAGTGCCTCGCTTTAGAGCAGCCTTTCCAGTTTTCTCAAGAAGACATGCCCCGTGTGCGGAAGAGAATTTACAAGGAGCTGTGTGAGTGCCGGCTGCTGGACTGA
- the Pigz gene encoding GPI alpha-1,2-mannosyltransferase 4 translates to MAVWVIWSSLSLLRVLWCLLPQTGYVHPDEFFQSPEVMAEDILGVQASRPWEFYPSSSCRTVVFPLLTSGSAFWLLRLWEELGLWPGLMSGYVLLVGPRLLLTTLSFALDGAVYHLAPQWGADRWNALALLSGSYVTLVFYTRTFSNTIEGLLFTWLLVLVSPHVAWSPTPKKPTSCPWWYNWLLGAIVAAGFFNRPTFLAFALIPLFVWGTRGVKDPGFKSLIWEALVLLPGAALTTVVFVAMDSWYYSSISRSSSLVLTPVNFLQYNLDPQNLARHGTHVRLTHLVVNGFLLFGVLHAQALQAAWQQLQVSLQAFAQMGLQRALRAQSLLSSPRSYLLLLYFTPLALLSAFSHQEARFLIPLLVPLVLLCSPQTQPVPWKGTLVLFNALGALFFGCLHQGGMVPGLKYLEQVVHAPVLPGMPTHYTLLFTHTYMPPQHLLHLPGLESSVEVVDMGGNEDWVLCQALNNLTRQPACQVAGGPWLCRLFVVTPGTTRHTVEKCSFPLKNETLMFPHLTLEDPPVLSSLLSGAWRDHLSLHIMELEQPLPKIQL, encoded by the coding sequence AGGACATCCTGGGCGTGCAGGCTTCACGGCCCTGGGAGTTTTACCCCAGCAGCTCCTGCCGCACGGTGGTCTTCCCACTGCTGACCTCTGGCTCTGCCTTCTGGTTGCTCAGGCTCTGGGAAGAGTTGGGACTGTGGCCTGGCCTGATGAGTGGCTATGTGCTGCTGGTAGGGCCCCGACTCCTCCTCACCACCCTCTCCTTTGCCCTGGATGGGGCTGTGTACCACCTGGCCCCACAGTGGGGGGCAGATCGCTGGAACGCCCTGGCCCTGCTGTCTGGTTCCTACGTCACCCTGGTTTTCTACACAAGGACCTTCTCCAACACCATCGAGGGACTGCTCTTCACATGGCTGCTGGTGCTGGTGTCCCCTCATGTGGCATGGAGCCCCACACCCAAGAAGCCTACCTCATGTCCATGGTGGTACAACTGGCTTCTTGGGGCCATCGTGGCTGCTGGCTTCTTCAACCGGCCCACCTTTCTGGCCTTTGCTCTGATCCCCCTCTTCGTCTGGGGCACTCGTGGAGTCAAGGACCCTGGCTTCAAGTCCCTGATCTGGGAAGCTCTGGTGCTGCTCCCTGGGGCAGCACTCACTACAGTAGTATTTGTGGCCATGGACAGCTGGTACTATTCCAGCATTTCAAGATCCAGTAGCCTTGTCCTTACACCTGTCAACTTTTTACAGTACAATCTGGATCCCCAAAACCTTGCAAGGCATGGCACACATGTGCGACTCACTCACCTAGTAGTCAATGGCTTCCTGCTCTTTGGGGTGCTACATGCCCAGGCACTACAGGCTGCTTGGCAACAGTTGCAAGTCAGCCTCCAGGCATTTGCACAAATGGGCCTCCAGAGGGCCTTACGGGCCCAGAGCCTGCTGTCCAGTCCCAGATCTTACCTCCTTCTCCTCTACTTCACACCCCTGGCCCTGCTGTCTGCTTTTAGCCACCAGGAGGCTCGATTCCTGATTCCCCTCCTGGTCCCCCTAGTCTTGCTTTGTAGTCCACAAACCCAACCTGTGCCTTGGAAGGGGACCCTGGTCCTCTTTAATGCTCTAGGTGCCCTCTTCTTTGGCTGCCTGCATCAGGGAGGCATGGTACCTGGCTTAAAATACCTGGAGCAGGTGGTCCATGCACCTGTGCTCCCAGGCATGCCGACCCACTACACACTCCTTTTTACTCATACCTACATGCCCCCCCagcacctcctccacctcccaggcCTGGAGTCATCTGTAGAGGTGGTGGACATGGGTGGAAATGAGGACTGGGTACTTTGCCAAGCACTTAACAACCTTACCAGACAACCAGCTTGCCAGGTGGCTGGTGGGCCATGGCTCTGCCGTCTCTTTGTGGTGACCCCTGGGACAACCAGGCATACCGTGGAGAAATGCAGCTTTCCCCTCAAGAATGAGACACTCATGTTTCCCCACCTGACCCTGGAGGACCCACCAGTCCTGTCCTCTCTGCTGAGTGGGGCTTGGAGGGACCACCTTAGTCTTCACATCATGGAACTGGAGCAGCCACTGCCCAAGATTCAGCTATAG
- the Ncbp2 gene encoding nuclear cap-binding protein subunit 2 isoform X2, producing the protein MGLDKVKKTACGFCFVEYYSRADAENAMRYINGTRLDDRIIRTDWDAGFKEGRQYGRGRSGGQVRDEYRQDYDAGRGGYGKLAQKQ; encoded by the exons ATGGGTCTggataaagtaaaaaaaacagCATGTGGATTCTGTTTTGTGGA ATACTATTCAAGAGCAGATGCAGAAAATGCCATGCGGTATATAAATGGAACACGTCTGGATGACCGGATCATTCGCACAGACTGGGATGCAGGTTTTAAGGAGGGCAGGCAGTATGGACGTGGGCGATCAGGGGGCCAG GTTCGAGATGAGTATCGACAAGACTACGATGCTGGGAGAGGTGGCTATGGAAAGCTGGCACAAAAGCAGTGA
- the LOC113175035 gene encoding sentrin-specific protease 5 isoform X2 → MKKQRKILWRKGIHLAFSEKWNTGFGGFKKFYFHQHLCILNAKLGRSFTWNRQLSHFHCRKKALQIQKSWIQDESFCAKTKSSVATQNPSTLSSKVKRKDAKYFISSSSSLLKLQAEKLLSSAKNSDHEYCGEKSLLKAVAGLPASSALGQTNGHRPRTVPQASEFPMKFTGESQSPGESGKIVVTLSNHKRKRFCYGCCQELEHHRSGGPLIPKKFQLNQHRRIKVSPLMMYEKLSMIRFQYRILRSQHFRTKSKVCKPRKAQRSWVQKVTGDHQETLKDNTEGGSCSPFPSPEPKDPSCQHQPYFPDMDSNVVVKGKNSHMPDDHPKGSPFPDKELNLDEAFPDQQNGSATYTWDQSPCSSPKWECTELIHDMPLSEHHSSKTFTSETEKEIMTLDQENRTSTVSDDRVKLSVTGADKSVSSVDGPVSEENVHNENSYQMEEDGSFKQNILSSKLLDHPYCKSPLEAPLACSELKLENQLGGGKNNSKASPVDDEQLSVCLSGFLDEVMKKYGSLVPLSEKDVLGRLKDVFNEDFSNRKPFINREITNYRARHQKCNFRIFYNKHMLDMDDLATLDGQNWLNDQVINMYGELIMDAVPDKVHFFNSFFHRQLVTKGYNGVKRWTKKVDLFKKSLLLIPIHLEVHWSLITVTLSNRIISFYDSQGIHFKFCVECIPQQKNDSDCGVFVLQYCKCLALEQPFQFSQEDMPRVRKRIYKELCECRLLD, encoded by the exons atgaaaaaacagaggaaaatacTATGGAGGAAAGGAATCCACTTAGCCTTTTCTGAGAAATGGAATACTGGATTTGGAGGCTTTAAGAAATTCTACTTTCACCAACACTTATGCATTCTGAATGCTAAGTTGGGAAGGTCATTTACTTGGAATAGACAGTTGAgtcattttcattgtagaaagaAGGCTCTTCAAATCCAGAAATCATGGATTCAGGATGAATCTTTTTGTGCTAAGACTAAATCCAGTGTGGCTACTCAGAATCCTAGTACTTTGTCTTCTAAAGTGAAAAGAAAGGACGCTAagtacttcatttcttcctcaaGTAGTCTTCTGAAACTCCAAGCAGAGAAGTTACTATCATCAGCAAAGAACTCGGACCATGAATACTGTGGAGAGAAGAGTCTCTTAAAGGCAGTCGCTGGCTTGCCAGCAAGTAGTGCATTAGGTCAGACCAATGGTCATAGACCTAGGACAGTGCCGCAGGCTTCTGAGTTTCCCATGAAGTTCACTGGGGAAAGCCAAAGTCCAGGTGAGAGTGGCAAGATTGTGGTCACCTTGAGCAATCATAAGAGAAAGCGCTTTTGTTATGGCTGCTGCCAAGAACTAGAACACCACAGGAGTGGGGGACCCCTGATTCCAAAAAAGTTCCAACTTAACCAACATCGAAGAATAAAAGTGTCTCCACTGATGATGTATGAGAAGTTATCCATGATTAGATTTCAGTATAGGATTCTCAGATCCCAGCACTTCAGAACGAAAAGCAAAGTTTGCAAGCCAAGGAAAGCCCAGCGAAGCTGGGTACAAAAGGTCACTGGGGACCACCAAGAGACCCTTAAAGATAATACGGAGGGTGGCAGTTGTAGCCCATTTCCTTCCCCAGAACCTAAAGATCCTTCTTGTCAGCATCAGCCATACTTCCCAGATATGGACAGCAATGTTGTAGTGAAGGGAAAGAATTCCCATATGCCTGATGATCACCCTAAAGGAAGTCCTTTCCCAGACAAGGAGCTTAATTTAGATGAAGCATTCCCTGACCAACAGAATGGCAGTGCCACATACACTTGGGACCAATCACCTTGTTCGTCTCCAAAGTGGGAGTGTACAGAGCTGATTCATGACATGCCCTTGTCAGAACATCATTCTAGTAAAACGTTCACttcagaaactgaaaaagaaattatgactCTGGATCAGGAAAATCGGACAAGCACTGTCAGTGATGACAGAGTAAAGCTGTCAGTGACGGGAGCAGATAAATCTGTGAGTAGTGTAGATGGGCCTGTGTCTGAAGAGAATGTTCACAATGAGAACTCCTACCAGATGGAAGAGGATGGATCTTTCAAGCAGAACATTCTTAGTTCTAAGTTGCTGGACCACCCTTACTGTAAAAGTCCACTGGAAGCTCCCCTGGCATGCAGTGAACTCAAACTAGAAAATCAACTGGGAGGGGGGAAGAACAACTCAAAAGCATCTCCAGTGGACGATGAACAGCTTTCAGTCTGCCTTTCTG GATTTCTAGATGAGGTTATGAAAAAATATGGAAGTTTGGTCCCACTCAGTGAAAAAGATGTCCTTGGAAGATTAAAAGATGTCTTTAATGAAGACTTTTCCAATAG AAAACCATTTATCAATAGAGAAATAACAAACTATCGGGCCAGACATCAAAAATGCAACTTCCGCATCTTCTACAATAAACATATGCTGGATATGGATGATCTGGCAACCTTGGATGGTCAGAATTGGCTAAATGACCAG GTCATAAATATGTACGGTGAGCTGATAATGGATGCAGTCCCAGATAAA GTTCACTTCTTCAACAGCTTTTTTCATAGACAGCTGGTAACCAAAGGATATAATGGAGTTAAGAGATGGACTAAAAag GTGGATTTGTTTAAAAAGAGTCTTCTATTGATTCCTATTCACCTGGAAGTCCACTGGTCTCTCATTACTGTGACACTCTCTAAtcgaattatttcattttatgattcCCAAGGCATTCATTTTAAGTTTTGTGTAGAG TGTATTCCACAACAGAAAAATGACAGTGACTGTGGAGTCTTTGTGCTCCAG TACTGCAAGTGCCTCGCTTTAGAGCAGCCTTTCCAGTTTTCTCAAGAAGACATGCCCCGTGTGCGGAAGAGAATTTACAAGGAGCTGTGTGAGTGCCGGCTGCTGGACTGA
- the Ncbp2as2 gene encoding protein NCBP2AS2 — translation MVLRRLLAALLHSPQLVERLSESRPIRRAAQLTAFALLQAQLRGQDAARRLRKVAAEPVSSLGRRVARFRDTFTQELRRGLRDRPRSPPDNHRGPGANS, via the coding sequence ATGGTTCTCCGGCGTCTGTTGGCTGCTCTGCTGCACAGCCCTCAGTTGGTGGAACGTCTGTCTGAGTCGCGGCCCATCCGGCGTGCGGCCCAGCTCACGGCTTTCGCACTGCTGCAAGCGCAGCTGCGCGGCCAGGACGCGGCCCGCCGCCTACGGAAAGTCGCTGCCGAGCCCGTGAGCTCCCTAGGCCGCCGCGTTGCGCGATTCAGAGACACTTTCACCCAGGAGCTACGTCGCGGTCTCCGGGACCGCCCGCGGTCACCGCCAGATAACCATAGGGGCCCCGGGGCAAACTCGTAA
- the Ncbp2 gene encoding nuclear cap-binding protein subunit 2 isoform X1, with protein MSGGLLKALRSDSYVELSQYRDQHFRGDNEEQEKLLKKSCTLYVGNLSFYTTEEQIYELFSKSGDIKKIIMGLDKVKKTACGFCFVEYYSRADAENAMRYINGTRLDDRIIRTDWDAGFKEGRQYGRGRSGGQVRDEYRQDYDAGRGGYGKLAQKQ; from the exons ATGTCGGGTGGCCTCCTGAAGGCGCTGCGCAGCGACTCCTACGTGGAGCTGAGCCAGTACCGGGACCAGCACTTCCGG GGTGACaatgaagaacaagaaaaattacTGAAGAAAAGCTGTACATTGTATGTTGGAAATCTTTCTTTTTACACAACTGAAGAACAAATTTATGAACTCTTCAGCAAAAGTGGTGACATAAAGAAGATAATTATGGGTCTggataaagtaaaaaaaacagCATGTGGATTCTGTTTTGTGGA ATACTATTCAAGAGCAGATGCAGAAAATGCCATGCGGTATATAAATGGAACACGTCTGGATGACCGGATCATTCGCACAGACTGGGATGCAGGTTTTAAGGAGGGCAGGCAGTATGGACGTGGGCGATCAGGGGGCCAG GTTCGAGATGAGTATCGACAAGACTACGATGCTGGGAGAGGTGGCTATGGAAAGCTGGCACAAAAGCAGTGA